Proteins encoded in a region of the Vicia villosa cultivar HV-30 ecotype Madison, WI linkage group LG5, Vvil1.0, whole genome shotgun sequence genome:
- the LOC131604728 gene encoding uncharacterized protein LOC131604728, whose amino-acid sequence MAGRNDAALAAAMQAMTQTFRSNKPPTYEGGILDPEAPQKWMKAIEKIFRTMGCSDAQKVAFGTHMLEGEVEAWWDNSRQRLETAEDIHSAKEVEFLELKQGSLTVAEYAARFEELVQYWAHYNTEEAMTSKCLKFENGLRPEIKQGIACQKIRNYPELLSRSKIYDNDNRARISHYKAANERKGKHRFGGTPYSAPADKGKQKASKSNKPSGGWAIPNPTKCFRCGGTGHRANDCTVEAKKCFKCGRPGHVIADCRSTMPTCYNCGEKGHISTHCEKPKKSQAGGKVFALVVTQSTSGDRSIKGTCFINGVLLIAIIDTGATHSFISVDCVTRLGIIPYTLDRRMTIETPSIGSVVTSLVCLNCPLTIFNRDFGVDLICLPLSNLYVILGMDWLESNRVYIDCFRKRLLFLTPEEEALANSLSTKETKILLESEAKMFAMFTSLSAGSKVAIEEIPVVNEFLEVFPDDITELPPKREVEFNIDLVPGTRPIYMVPYWMSVSELAELKAQIGELMDKKFIRPSVSPWGAPVLLVKKEDGSMRLCIDYRQLNKVTIKNKYPLSRIDDLMDQLVGARVFCKIDLRSGYHQIRVKEGDIQKTAFRTRYGHYEYAVMPFGVSNAPGVFMEYMNRIFHSYMDKFIVVFIDDILIYSKSEEDHTEHLRIALQVLKDNKLFAKFSKCEFWMETVSFLGHVISGDGIAVDPSKISAVLQWEPTKTVTEIRSFLGLAGYYRRFIEGFSNLALSLTQLTRKDQSFVWDAVCEESFEELKRKLTSAPVLVLPNPREPFVVYCDASKMGLGGVLMQE is encoded by the exons ATGGCAGGGAGGAATGATGCTGCTCTTGCTGCTGCTATGCAAGCTATGACGCAGACA TTTCGGAGCAACAAGCCGCCTACGTATGAGGGAGGTATCCTAGATCCTGAGGCTCCACAAAAATGGATGAAAGCTATTGAAAAGATCTTCAGGACCATGGGGTGCAGTGATGCTCAGAAGGTAGCTTTTGGTACTCATATGCTGGAAGGAGAGGTTGAAGCCTGGTGGGACAACAGTCGTCAGAGGCTGGAAACTGCAG AAGACATTCACAGTGCAAAGGAGgtcgaatttttggagctgaaacAGGGTAGCCTGACTGTTGCTGAGTATGCTGCACGATTTGAAGAGTTAGTACAGTATTGGGCCCATTACAATACTGAAGAGGCTATGACTTCAAAGTGCTtgaagtttgagaatgggttgcgtcccGAGATCAAACAGGGTATCGCTTGTCAGAAGATAAGAAATTATCCAGAATTGTTGAGCAGAAGCAAAATCTATGACAATGATAACAGGGCTAGGATTTCTCACTACAAAGCTGCGAATGAGCGAAAGGGTAAGCATAGGTTTGGAGGTACACCGTATAGTGCTCCAGCTGACAAGGGAAAACAGAAAGCTTCTAAAAGTAATAAGCCAAGTGGGGGATGGGCAATTCCCAATCCTACGAAGTGCTTCAGATGTGGGGGTACGGGTCACCGTGCTAATGATTGTACAGTTGAAGCGAAGAAATGCTTTAAGTGCGGAAGACCAGGACATGTTATAGCTGATTGCAGGTCCACTATGCCTACCTGTTATAACTGTGGAGAAAAGGGTCATATCAGCACTCACTGTGAGAAGCCGAAGAAGTCACAggctggtgggaaggtgtttgcaTTGGTGGTAACCCAATCCACCAGTGGTGATCGTTCGATCaaaggtacttgttttattaatggtgTTCTgctgattgctattattgatacgggtgcaaCCCACTCGTTTATTTCTGTGGATTGTGTGACGAGGTTAGGAATAATTCCATATACTTTGGATCGGAGGATGACAATTGAAACTCCGTCTATTGGTTCTGTAGTTACTTCTTTAGTCTGTTTGAATTGTCCCTTGACTATCTTTAATAGGGATTTCGGAGTGGATCTGATTTGTTTACCACTCAGTAATTTGTACGTTATCTTGGGGATGGACTGGTTGGAGTCCAATCGGGTGTACATTGACTGCTTTAGGAAGAGGCTGTTATTCCTTACTCCTGAAGAGGAAGCATTGGCTAATTCCTTATCTACCAAGGAGACGAAGATCTTGCTGGAGAGTGAAGCTAAGATGTTTGCTATGTTCACTTCACTATCGGCTGGGAGCAAAGTAGCAATTGAAGAGATACCAGTGGTGAATGAATTTCTTGAAGTGTTTCCTGATGATATTACTGAGTTACCTCCGAAGAGGGAAGTCGAATTTAATATTGATCTTGTTCCTGGTACTCGACCTATTTATATGGTGCCGTACTGGATGTCGGTATCAGAGTTGGCAGAGTTGAAGGCTCAAATAGGTGAGCTGATGGATAAGAAATTTATTAGGCCGAGCgtgtcgccgtggggagctccagtgttattGGTGAAGAAGGAGGATGGTAGTATGCGTctgtgtattgattaccgtcaATTGAATAAAGTGAccattaagaataagtatccgctttCTAGGATTGATGACTTAATGGATCAGCTTGTCGGTGCCCGTGTGTtctgtaaaattgatttgaggtcgggttaccatcagattagaGTGAAGGAAGGGGATATCCAGAAAACCGCCTTTAGGACTCGTTACGGACATTACGAATATGCAGTGATGCCTTTCGGAGTGTCTAATGCGCcaggtgtgtttatggagtacatgaaccgcaTTTTCCATTCTTACATGGATAAGTTTATTGTGGTATTCATCGATGACAtattgatttattctaagtcagAAGAGGATCATACGGAACACTTGCGAATCGCGTTGCAGGTGTTGAAGGATAATAAATTGTTTGCAAAGTtctcgaagtgtgaattttggatGGAAACCGTGAGTTTCCTAGGACATGTTATTTCGGGTGATGGTATAGCAGTGGATCCATCTAAGATAAGTGCAGTACTTCAGTGGGAACCTACAAAGACAGTAACGGAGATTAGAAGCTTTTTGGGTTTGGCAGGTTACTACCGAAGATTTATTGAAGGGTTTTCTAATTTGGCATTATCGTTGACTCAGCTGACTAGGAAGGATCAATCTTTTGTTTGGGATGCAGTGTGTGAAGAAAGCTTCGAGGAGTTGAAAAGGAAATTGACTTCAGCCCCAGTGTTAGTGTTGCCAAATCCGAGGGAACCGTTTGTGGTATACTGTGATGCGTCTAAAATGGGCTTAGGCGGGGTGTTAATGCAAGAATGA